The Desulfomonile tiedjei genome contains a region encoding:
- a CDS encoding glycosyltransferase family 4 protein — protein MVSLARKLFTVIRVLGLPSIALLGAWVIFFPVLWIYARFFPRKSDRVLFWTNEGFRVAPSRLRCYGFCAEMKKRGADASVLSFWDHIAHYKGLPPFEISLFRRILLLFNAMMAAVHSRAGILFAQRPFYEFLPLLCLKIMYPFSLKIWTDVDDWIYEYSLGSYVNFRDTLPVHTLISEGCVVSSRHLEQEMHKHYNRVEIIPTFPDATMFQPSTDSKPGEALVVFAWTGTLFMEMNLKDVVFLIRAFELLKDDRAVLEIVGAGHFLDEAKREADKIAKHANVAFLGWREPETMPDYYAGIDVGLYPLTTHDDFSRSKSPTKLFEYMACGKPTVATDFGEAPRFVEHGVTAFIAATEEDFATCCTLLLNDPELRKRMGRNARRKIETEYNISAAASKLSEILNLRR, from the coding sequence ATGGTTTCTCTGGCTAGGAAACTGTTCACTGTAATCAGAGTTCTTGGCCTTCCGTCCATCGCGTTGCTCGGGGCATGGGTAATTTTCTTTCCCGTCCTATGGATCTACGCACGGTTTTTCCCGAGGAAATCCGACCGCGTCCTGTTCTGGACCAATGAAGGCTTCCGTGTCGCGCCGTCCAGGCTAAGATGTTACGGGTTTTGCGCTGAAATGAAAAAGCGGGGGGCTGACGCCAGTGTCTTGTCTTTTTGGGATCACATTGCCCATTACAAAGGTCTCCCGCCCTTTGAGATTTCGCTCTTCCGCAGAATTCTGTTGCTATTTAATGCAATGATGGCCGCGGTCCACTCGCGCGCGGGCATTTTGTTCGCACAGCGGCCTTTCTATGAGTTCTTGCCTCTGCTCTGCTTGAAGATCATGTACCCCTTCTCGTTGAAAATCTGGACCGATGTCGACGACTGGATCTATGAATATTCTCTCGGCTCATACGTGAATTTTAGAGATACGTTGCCTGTTCACACCCTTATTTCCGAGGGATGTGTGGTCTCAAGCCGGCATCTTGAACAGGAGATGCACAAACACTACAACAGGGTTGAGATCATCCCGACTTTCCCCGACGCCACTATGTTTCAACCGTCAACCGACTCCAAACCAGGTGAGGCATTGGTGGTGTTCGCGTGGACCGGCACGCTTTTTATGGAAATGAACCTTAAGGATGTGGTCTTCCTCATAAGAGCTTTCGAGCTGCTGAAGGACGACAGGGCGGTCCTGGAGATCGTAGGGGCTGGGCATTTTCTTGACGAAGCGAAGCGTGAGGCGGACAAAATCGCCAAACACGCAAATGTGGCCTTCCTTGGCTGGAGAGAACCGGAAACCATGCCGGATTACTATGCGGGGATTGACGTGGGGCTGTACCCCCTCACCACGCACGACGATTTTTCGCGTTCCAAGAGTCCGACGAAACTGTTCGAGTACATGGCCTGCGGCAAACCAACCGTCGCGACCGATTTCGGCGAAGCACCCAGATTTGTCGAACACGGGGTCACCGCTTTCATAGCGGCCACGGAGGAGGATTTCGCAACTTGCTGCACACTGCTTCTCAATGATCCTGAATTACGGAAGAGAATGGGCCGGAACGCGAGGAGGAAAATAGAAACTGAATATAATATCTCTGCGGCAGCTTCAAAATTGAGTGAAATCCTAAATTTAAGACGGTGA
- a CDS encoding radical SAM protein, with translation MKILMLNPPWSKGGLYGVRAGSRWPHLEDCAITDYMPFPFFMAYAAAVLERAGKQVSVVDACAEKLNDEACLSRITEADPDLVILETATPTVDLDLAFASKIKERHSKALIAFCGTHALMLEPDFLAKNGQVSFVFRGEYEMILHDLVHVLEQGGDLGQIKGLVYRGSDGKAHDNGPRPLLKDIDSLPWPARHLFHMELYNDRPGGIPVPSLQMWASRGCPYQCVFCVWPQIMYGGNRYRARNPVDVVDELEYCLKKWPFKSFYFDDDTFNVGKERIIRLSREIKSRKIGLPWSVMARADLVDREVLQEMKDAGLVSLKYGMESGVQELIDASGKNLQIKQVEEAVRISKELDIEVHLTFTFGLPGETKETIRRTIQKAIELDPFSVQFSVATPFPGTAYYADLLKKGHILTKNWEEYSGSTGAVHRTNELTKSDLDRALQEAHALWNIHLMASRERWPRLVLQGIRHPGRALATLNKMLRFRFGLG, from the coding sequence ATGAAAATATTGATGTTGAATCCCCCTTGGTCCAAGGGAGGCCTCTACGGAGTTCGAGCCGGCAGCAGATGGCCCCACCTGGAAGACTGTGCAATCACTGATTATATGCCTTTCCCGTTCTTCATGGCGTATGCTGCGGCGGTGCTTGAGAGAGCAGGAAAGCAGGTCTCGGTTGTCGATGCATGCGCAGAGAAGTTGAACGACGAAGCGTGCCTTTCCCGTATCACCGAGGCGGACCCCGACCTCGTGATTTTGGAAACAGCCACTCCTACTGTTGACCTGGATCTGGCCTTCGCATCCAAGATCAAAGAGCGGCATTCAAAGGCCTTGATCGCCTTTTGCGGCACGCATGCCCTGATGCTTGAGCCCGACTTTCTTGCGAAAAACGGGCAGGTGAGTTTTGTCTTCCGCGGGGAATACGAAATGATCCTGCATGATTTGGTGCACGTGCTCGAACAAGGCGGAGACCTTGGCCAGATCAAAGGCCTTGTCTACAGAGGTTCCGACGGGAAAGCCCACGACAATGGGCCGAGGCCGCTGCTGAAAGACATTGATTCATTGCCCTGGCCGGCCAGGCATCTTTTTCACATGGAGCTGTATAACGACAGGCCCGGCGGGATTCCGGTCCCGTCTCTGCAAATGTGGGCCAGTCGAGGATGCCCGTACCAGTGTGTCTTCTGTGTCTGGCCCCAGATAATGTACGGCGGGAATCGTTATCGTGCCCGCAACCCTGTGGATGTGGTCGACGAGCTTGAATACTGCCTAAAAAAGTGGCCGTTCAAATCCTTCTATTTCGACGACGACACTTTTAATGTAGGAAAAGAGAGGATAATCCGCCTTAGCCGTGAAATAAAGTCCCGGAAAATAGGACTGCCCTGGTCTGTCATGGCACGCGCGGACCTTGTGGATCGGGAAGTCCTCCAAGAAATGAAAGACGCAGGGCTGGTTTCGTTGAAATACGGGATGGAGTCCGGTGTCCAGGAGTTGATCGACGCCAGCGGAAAGAACTTACAGATCAAGCAGGTTGAAGAAGCGGTAAGGATCTCCAAGGAGCTGGACATAGAGGTGCACCTGACTTTTACCTTCGGACTTCCCGGTGAAACCAAAGAAACCATCCGTCGTACCATTCAAAAGGCCATTGAACTGGATCCATTTTCCGTTCAATTCAGTGTGGCCACACCCTTCCCGGGCACGGCGTACTATGCTGACCTGTTGAAAAAAGGTCATATTTTGACCAAAAATTGGGAAGAGTACAGCGGGTCGACCGGCGCTGTCCACAGGACCAATGAGCTGACCAAGTCAGACCTCGATAGGGCCCTACAGGAAGCCCACGCCTTGTGGAATATCCACCTTATGGCATCTCGTGAACGCTGGCCGCGACTCGTTTTGCAGGGAATCAGGCATCCGGGCAGAGCGCTGGCTACTCTGAATAAGATGCTTCGATTTCGTTTCGGGTTGGGATGA
- a CDS encoding NAD-dependent epimerase/dehydratase family protein: protein MRIIITGGAGFVGFNLTRDLAEAGHQVTVFDNLVRRGSEMNVPKLLKLGIRFIHGDIRRVEDFAELPADADCLIECSAQPSVVSGYANPLYDFTTNVAGVINCLEFCRTRGIGMIFLSSSRVYPADKVNSLTVVERATRWDWDAHVSSESLPRGFDPLNGISAQFDMDGATKTIYGASKAAADFFCQEYSDAFNLPVIINRCGVIAGEGQFGVVHQGWLTFWAISCFFGRPIAYLGYKGKQVRDILFINDLCSLVRIQLERLQQLSGRVWNVGGGRENSLSLVEATELMERLMDKKLVTSHQDQIRKGDMIIYITDNSEITRDLAWSPTVSIQQGAESIARWVRDNKTALAESGL from the coding sequence ATGCGCATCATAATCACCGGAGGCGCCGGATTCGTAGGCTTCAACCTGACCAGGGACCTTGCCGAGGCGGGTCATCAGGTCACGGTGTTCGATAACCTTGTCCGTCGAGGAAGCGAGATGAACGTGCCCAAGCTGCTGAAGTTGGGCATTCGCTTCATCCACGGTGACATAAGAAGGGTCGAGGACTTTGCCGAATTGCCTGCTGACGCTGATTGCCTGATTGAATGTTCCGCACAACCTTCGGTCGTTTCCGGTTACGCCAATCCCCTATATGACTTCACTACCAACGTGGCCGGCGTCATCAACTGCCTGGAATTTTGCCGAACCCGAGGGATCGGCATGATTTTTTTGAGTTCAAGCAGAGTTTATCCGGCTGACAAGGTCAACTCTCTGACGGTGGTGGAGCGGGCGACTCGATGGGATTGGGATGCGCATGTCTCCAGTGAGTCGCTGCCACGAGGATTTGATCCGTTGAACGGGATCAGTGCGCAGTTCGATATGGACGGCGCGACTAAAACCATATACGGGGCATCCAAAGCGGCCGCTGATTTTTTCTGCCAGGAATACTCCGACGCGTTCAACCTACCTGTCATAATAAACCGATGCGGTGTGATCGCCGGAGAGGGGCAGTTCGGAGTAGTTCATCAGGGATGGCTAACCTTCTGGGCCATTAGCTGTTTTTTTGGAAGACCGATCGCCTACCTGGGCTACAAAGGCAAACAAGTTCGTGATATTCTGTTTATCAACGACTTGTGCTCCTTAGTCCGGATTCAGTTGGAAAGACTTCAGCAACTCTCGGGCCGAGTATGGAACGTCGGCGGAGGCCGAGAGAATTCCCTCTCACTTGTCGAAGCCACTGAATTGATGGAACGGCTCATGGACAAGAAGCTGGTGACAAGTCATCAAGACCAAATCAGAAAAGGCGACATGATAATATACATAACCGACAACTCGGAGATCACGCGAGACCTCGCTTGGTCCCCAACCGTCTCTATCCAACAAGGCGCGGAGAGCATAGCTCGCTGGGTCCGCGACAACAAGACCGCGCTCGCGGAATCGGGACTCTAA
- a CDS encoding NAD-dependent epimerase/dehydratase family protein encodes MLVTGAGGLIGSEVVSYYSDRAKSIIGIDNNMRADFFGPEGDTRWNVKRLESIHPNFKNHDIDIRNREAVFDLFEQASIDVVVHCAAQPSHDLAASRPLDDFDVNAGGTLNLLEACRQHRPDAVFAHLSTNKVYGDAPNLLPLKELEKRYDFDRHEDFNGIKEDFTIDNSKHSIFGASKVAADIMVQEYGKYFGMKTVCYRGGCLTGPNHAGVELHGFLNYLVKVNVQGGLYKVFGYKGKQVRDNIHSLDVARAIDCYIENPRPGEVYNLGGGRGNSCSILEAFEMTESITGKPMNHEYVEKNREGDHICYISDLSKLKRDYPSWDITVTLDEIFRQIAESWIARSKTTAGRTFL; translated from the coding sequence ATGCTGGTAACTGGAGCCGGCGGTTTGATAGGCTCTGAAGTGGTTTCCTACTATTCAGACAGAGCGAAATCAATAATAGGCATAGACAACAACATGCGGGCTGATTTCTTCGGCCCTGAAGGCGATACCCGTTGGAACGTCAAACGCCTCGAGTCCATTCATCCAAATTTCAAGAATCACGATATTGACATCAGGAACCGAGAAGCCGTCTTCGACCTGTTCGAACAAGCTTCCATCGATGTCGTGGTTCACTGTGCAGCCCAACCGTCTCACGATCTTGCCGCGAGTCGGCCTCTGGACGACTTCGATGTCAACGCGGGCGGTACTCTCAACCTCTTGGAGGCCTGCCGACAGCATCGGCCGGATGCCGTGTTTGCTCACCTAAGCACCAACAAGGTCTATGGGGACGCTCCGAATCTTCTGCCGCTGAAGGAATTGGAGAAAAGGTATGATTTTGACCGGCACGAGGATTTCAACGGCATAAAAGAAGACTTCACAATCGATAATTCAAAGCATTCAATCTTTGGCGCATCAAAGGTTGCCGCGGACATCATGGTCCAGGAGTATGGAAAATATTTCGGAATGAAGACTGTTTGCTATCGCGGCGGCTGCCTGACCGGACCAAATCATGCCGGGGTTGAACTGCACGGCTTTCTCAACTATCTGGTCAAGGTGAATGTGCAGGGCGGACTGTACAAGGTGTTCGGGTACAAGGGAAAGCAGGTGCGAGACAACATACATAGCCTCGATGTGGCCCGAGCCATTGACTGCTACATCGAAAACCCCCGACCCGGCGAAGTTTACAACTTGGGCGGCGGCAGAGGTAATTCCTGCTCCATCCTGGAAGCTTTTGAAATGACTGAGAGTATTACCGGCAAGCCGATGAATCACGAGTACGTCGAAAAAAACCGTGAAGGCGACCACATCTGTTACATCTCAGACCTGTCGAAACTCAAAAGAGACTACCCTTCATGGGATATAACCGTAACCCTGGATGAGATTTTCCGGCAAATAGCCGAGAGCTGGATCGCAAGATCGAAGACAACAGCGGGGAGAACCTTTTTGTAA
- a CDS encoding methyltransferase domain-containing protein, which produces MAVKCPVCSATDCRRLGKRSDFRPLDEYAVYVHDISVYDRDVHLCTVCGLQFIDPIYDSKDLDGLYNQEGYEEFLSNTHLFESPHDPGARGILEQWKSKFLAAGVDSWLKGFRRSNTTAPTFLDVGCGRGHNSLIFKELGFEVTGIDLSEIQIRYVRTHLGLSVKKASLEDLDTAEKFDCILAAHVIEHVTNPHAFMVKLADLLAPGGVLLIETPLTNDWGIEQHRYRDIYHTLFFDHFSLALLAGMHGFQYRESMNVIWKADSDSMDMLVSFDPNRQLSEYELPPAQIRHLRACHDAVHKDYLRLARYYLGKEFERSSKSILRSGLAYWRKFGSIAAAKRTVLFLKDRYLNRVG; this is translated from the coding sequence ATGGCCGTAAAGTGCCCGGTCTGTAGCGCCACCGATTGTCGCCGCCTGGGAAAGAGATCTGATTTCAGACCATTGGACGAATACGCGGTTTATGTTCATGACATTTCGGTGTACGACCGGGATGTCCATCTGTGCACAGTTTGTGGTCTCCAGTTCATTGACCCGATTTATGACTCGAAAGACCTCGATGGCCTGTACAATCAAGAGGGTTATGAAGAGTTTCTCAGCAATACGCATCTCTTCGAAAGCCCTCACGATCCTGGCGCGCGCGGCATTCTCGAGCAGTGGAAGTCCAAATTCTTGGCCGCGGGAGTTGATTCCTGGCTGAAGGGATTTCGCCGGAGTAATACGACGGCCCCCACCTTCCTTGACGTTGGCTGTGGCCGGGGCCATAACTCGCTGATTTTTAAAGAACTAGGCTTTGAAGTTACGGGCATTGACCTGAGCGAAATTCAGATCCGCTACGTTCGAACCCACCTGGGACTTAGCGTAAAGAAGGCTTCCCTGGAAGATTTGGACACTGCGGAGAAATTTGACTGTATCCTTGCTGCGCACGTCATCGAACATGTTACAAATCCCCATGCATTTATGGTCAAGCTCGCGGACCTGCTTGCTCCCGGAGGAGTGCTCCTCATTGAGACACCGCTAACCAATGACTGGGGCATTGAGCAACACAGATATCGTGACATATATCACACCTTGTTTTTCGACCATTTCTCGCTCGCCTTGCTGGCCGGCATGCATGGATTCCAGTACCGAGAATCCATGAATGTCATTTGGAAGGCTGATTCAGATAGTATGGACATGTTGGTTTCGTTCGATCCGAACCGACAATTATCGGAGTACGAGCTGCCGCCTGCACAAATAAGGCATCTCAGAGCTTGCCACGATGCGGTACATAAGGACTATCTTAGGCTTGCACGATATTATTTGGGAAAAGAGTTCGAGAGGAGTTCCAAAAGCATCCTGCGAAGTGGCTTGGCATACTGGCGCAAGTTCGGATCTATTGCTGCGGCCAAGAGAACTGTGTTATTCTTAAAAGACAGGTACTTAAACCGAGTTGGCTGA
- a CDS encoding class I SAM-dependent methyltransferase has translation MNNQASPGVKPVSSGHRHEANTCPVCGDSETTLLGRRSDLTTIKGYAPYVTDLETFNREVFRCSVCGMQFIHPTYTEEELASLYECPGYERFLDDSFAVSNFTGPEGRDYLERHKVATIAEGFQAWGEEFQRKHSRKPRFLDVGCGRGTHLWVFQQIGFEVTGLDLSASHVEFVREELNIDVVRTSLDDFECKEKYDCIWACHVIEHVSCPHTFLKQLLKCLEKEGMIVLHTPLTDDTSLEQEKYRDIYHTLFFDPFTLGLLTAMHGLKCSGGNYNYFLIGSNVINFSMRFVRDHEPPLPTPREMIRMLRASYDPTHKELLRLGRHYLATRNPDLLERVWAFRKEHGIYKTLATSVQALREVLTGKRKSI, from the coding sequence ATGAACAACCAAGCTAGCCCTGGCGTGAAGCCCGTATCGTCGGGTCACCGCCATGAGGCCAATACCTGTCCGGTGTGCGGTGACAGCGAGACAACATTGCTGGGACGTAGGTCCGACCTCACCACCATTAAAGGTTACGCCCCATACGTGACGGACCTAGAAACCTTTAATAGAGAAGTCTTCCGGTGCTCGGTGTGCGGAATGCAATTTATCCATCCCACGTATACTGAAGAAGAGCTTGCCAGCTTGTATGAGTGTCCGGGGTACGAACGCTTTCTTGATGACAGTTTTGCCGTGAGCAACTTCACCGGCCCTGAGGGGAGAGACTATCTGGAGCGCCACAAAGTAGCAACAATAGCAGAGGGATTCCAGGCTTGGGGAGAAGAGTTTCAAAGGAAGCATTCCCGCAAACCGCGCTTTCTTGACGTCGGTTGCGGCCGGGGGACTCATTTATGGGTGTTTCAGCAAATAGGGTTTGAGGTCACCGGACTGGATCTGTCCGCGTCGCACGTCGAATTCGTACGCGAAGAACTGAACATTGATGTAGTAAGAACATCTTTGGATGACTTCGAGTGCAAAGAGAAATATGATTGCATTTGGGCCTGCCATGTGATCGAGCACGTATCATGCCCGCATACCTTCCTGAAACAATTGCTCAAGTGCCTCGAAAAGGAGGGTATGATAGTTCTTCATACCCCTCTGACAGATGACACAAGTTTGGAACAAGAAAAATACCGAGACATCTACCACACCTTGTTCTTTGATCCCTTTACTTTGGGCTTACTGACCGCCATGCACGGCTTGAAGTGTTCAGGCGGCAACTACAACTACTTTCTCATAGGTTCCAACGTAATTAACTTCTCGATGCGTTTCGTGCGCGACCATGAGCCCCCGCTTCCGACTCCCAGGGAAATGATAAGGATGCTCAGAGCGTCCTACGACCCCACGCACAAGGAGCTTCTGAGACTGGGCAGGCATTACCTGGCGACCCGAAATCCTGATCTGCTCGAGCGCGTATGGGCATTTCGTAAGGAACACGGTATTTATAAAACGTTGGCGACGAGTGTCCAGGCTCTCCGGGAGGTACTGACCGGCAAGCGAAAGTCAATTTGA
- a CDS encoding ABC transporter ATP-binding protein, with translation MQTEPTYSPRGSGPENKDIAVSARDLGKCYRIYRFPKDKLKEVLLLGRRFYHREFWALRDVSFDLNKGETVGIVGRNGSGKSTLLQIICGTLAPTTGTAEIYGRVSALLELGAGFSPEFTGKENVYMNASILGLSRKEIDERYQEIVEFADIGDFINQPVRTYSSGMYVRLAFAVAINVEPQVLVVDEALSVGDEIFQRKCFSRIRALKKKGCSILFVSHSGATVIELCDRAMLLDKGECVLSGDPKQVVSNYHKLISAPREDQERLRDELRSRKGPTEARLEKESVDTERLGRVRQTGEKPFYDPDLVPKTTVRYVSRGAEISNPVITALDGEIVNNLVGGDEYLYCYTVRFHEEASSVRFGMLIKTVTGFELGGAKDATFDEAILVVEAGTVVDVKFRFSCSLLPGVYFLNCGVVGNVEGVETFLDRCVDAVMFRVMPQPDMRPAGIVDFRIRASIDMRREQ, from the coding sequence ATGCAAACAGAACCTACCTACAGCCCCCGCGGATCAGGACCGGAAAACAAAGATATTGCTGTTTCCGCGCGCGACCTCGGCAAATGTTACCGAATTTATCGCTTTCCCAAAGACAAGCTCAAAGAGGTTCTGCTTTTGGGGCGACGGTTCTATCACCGGGAGTTTTGGGCCCTCCGAGACGTCTCCTTTGACCTTAATAAAGGCGAAACAGTCGGCATCGTCGGAAGAAACGGCAGTGGAAAAAGCACTCTGTTACAGATAATATGTGGGACACTGGCTCCCACGACGGGAACCGCAGAAATCTACGGACGGGTGTCAGCCTTGCTCGAACTGGGCGCGGGGTTCAGCCCTGAATTCACAGGCAAGGAAAACGTTTACATGAACGCGTCCATCCTCGGTCTTTCCCGCAAAGAGATTGACGAGCGATATCAGGAAATTGTGGAGTTTGCCGACATCGGGGATTTTATCAACCAGCCGGTCAGGACATACTCCAGCGGCATGTACGTCCGCCTGGCATTCGCGGTGGCCATTAATGTGGAGCCTCAAGTTCTGGTGGTTGATGAAGCGCTGTCTGTGGGTGACGAGATCTTCCAGCGCAAGTGCTTTTCCCGGATTCGGGCCCTCAAAAAAAAGGGCTGCTCGATTCTCTTTGTCTCACATTCAGGGGCTACGGTTATCGAGTTGTGCGACAGAGCCATGCTGCTGGATAAAGGCGAGTGCGTCCTGAGCGGCGACCCCAAGCAGGTGGTCAGTAATTATCACAAGCTTATCAGCGCCCCTCGGGAAGACCAGGAGCGTTTGAGAGACGAGCTGCGTTCCCGGAAAGGACCTACGGAGGCGAGACTCGAGAAGGAATCGGTTGACACCGAGCGATTGGGAAGGGTCCGCCAAACGGGCGAAAAGCCCTTTTACGACCCTGACTTGGTCCCCAAAACAACCGTACGCTACGTTTCCAGAGGAGCGGAAATCTCCAACCCTGTGATAACCGCTCTGGATGGCGAGATCGTGAATAATCTTGTAGGCGGCGACGAATACCTTTATTGCTACACGGTAAGGTTTCACGAAGAGGCTTCTTCAGTCCGGTTCGGGATGCTCATCAAGACCGTAACCGGGTTCGAGCTTGGCGGAGCGAAAGATGCCACTTTTGACGAAGCGATATTGGTTGTGGAGGCTGGGACCGTCGTCGATGTGAAGTTCAGGTTCAGTTGTTCTTTATTGCCAGGAGTTTATTTCTTGAACTGCGGCGTGGTGGGAAACGTGGAGGGCGTCGAAACCTTTCTGGATAGATGCGTTGACGCGGTAATGTTCAGGGTCATGCCTCAGCCGGACATGCGACCGGCAGGAATCGTCGATTTCAGGATCAGAGCCTCAATTGATATGCGGCGGGAACAGTAA
- a CDS encoding xanthine dehydrogenase family protein subunit M encodes MRNVFLPRDPEELWAILQKEPDAAIYAGGTDVLVMMRSRRLNPPCLICLERLEALKGIREHGEEVFIGAATTHSRVAAHQLIRQHFPVLAKGASVLGSAPIRHMGTIGGNIVTASPAGDTLPALYVLEAEVEIGSANQTRRVPLNEFITGPGTVGLAQGEALTGVWLKKTSGWSVSHYEKVGRRKAQACAVASMAALLNVSEAGMVEDARLAWGSVGPTVVTSRAVETALIGEQLTSATLKSAARLVEEAVSPIDDVRASAEYRRVVAGALLSRLSLEGKSRL; translated from the coding sequence ATGCGGAACGTTTTTCTGCCCCGTGACCCCGAAGAGCTTTGGGCAATTTTGCAGAAAGAGCCTGACGCGGCGATTTACGCGGGCGGAACTGACGTGCTGGTGATGATGCGCTCGCGCCGACTCAACCCTCCGTGCCTGATTTGCCTGGAACGCCTGGAGGCCCTCAAGGGCATTCGAGAGCACGGCGAAGAGGTTTTCATCGGAGCCGCCACTACTCATAGCCGCGTTGCAGCCCACCAACTAATCAGACAGCATTTTCCCGTCCTGGCCAAAGGAGCAAGCGTGCTCGGCTCGGCACCCATTCGGCATATGGGAACCATAGGGGGCAACATCGTGACTGCCTCCCCTGCCGGAGACACCCTTCCGGCCCTTTACGTCCTCGAGGCCGAAGTGGAAATCGGTTCGGCAAACCAAACCAGACGCGTCCCCTTGAACGAATTTATCACCGGACCGGGAACGGTGGGCCTCGCACAGGGTGAAGCACTCACCGGAGTGTGGCTGAAAAAGACTTCCGGGTGGAGTGTGTCTCACTACGAGAAAGTCGGCAGGCGGAAAGCCCAAGCCTGTGCCGTGGCCAGCATGGCAGCTCTTTTGAACGTGTCGGAGGCAGGTATGGTAGAGGACGCGCGACTTGCCTGGGGCAGTGTCGGCCCGACCGTGGTCACTTCCCGAGCGGTGGAGACCGCCCTAATTGGCGAGCAGCTCACCTCGGCCACGTTGAAAAGCGCTGCTCGCCTGGTCGAAGAAGCCGTATCCCCCATAGACGATGTTCGGGCCTCCGCGGAGTACCGCCGCGTGGTCGCCGGCGCTCTGCTTTCGCGTCTTTCCCTTGAAGGGAAGAGCCGGTTGTAA
- a CDS encoding (2Fe-2S)-binding protein, translated as MRITFRLNGVDTVIDTNPDRRVVDLLREDFNLTGTKESCGAGDCGACTVLVDGESRLSCLMLAAQLEGRQITTIEGVANGDVLNRVQRAFVEKGAVQCGFCIPGMALATLDLLNRNPAPSRTEIREGLAGNLCRCTAYQKIVDAVEAASASATDE; from the coding sequence ATGAGAATCACCTTCAGGCTCAACGGTGTGGATACCGTGATTGACACAAATCCCGATCGCCGCGTGGTTGATCTGCTTCGCGAGGACTTCAACCTCACAGGTACGAAGGAGTCCTGCGGCGCAGGGGATTGCGGCGCGTGCACTGTCCTGGTTGACGGTGAAAGCCGCCTCTCCTGCCTCATGCTCGCGGCCCAGTTGGAGGGTCGTCAGATTACCACTATTGAAGGGGTGGCAAATGGAGACGTTTTGAACCGGGTTCAGAGGGCATTCGTCGAAAAGGGCGCGGTTCAGTGCGGCTTCTGTATTCCGGGAATGGCTCTTGCCACTCTGGATCTTTTGAATCGGAATCCCGCTCCGTCCAGAACCGAGATCCGGGAAGGCCTCGCGGGCAACCTCTGCCGTTGCACCGCGTACCAAAAGATCGTTGACGCTGTCGAAGCGGCCTCTGCTTCCGCCACAGACGAGTAA